In the Hylaeus volcanicus isolate JK05 chromosome 1, UHH_iyHylVolc1.0_haploid, whole genome shotgun sequence genome, one interval contains:
- the LOC128878635 gene encoding KICSTOR complex protein ITFG2-like isoform X1: MRAVSFVKRLQWDLPGTVCRHGLTIGDVDNDGDNELVVGTAEGELYIFKGSELWQKIPGLGIVTSVAIGDIFNYGRNALVVICGDGWAHIFYSPRSVNPSTINATSAQQLVKETADQDNIKSGYANVDIVTGVNMTNSQSSDQTDGNSDGNELSGKMECVHVQRIPTNTKVVLVADVDRDGANEMILGLTDRVVRSYRWSSNLELGRGKLVGLNKWECANQIGTVTLQHMADGTPTLLVAQPGGTFMRIKCNPKDGHLEDEAHKTDDESAASCVDYQTLGISRMRNQNISTEIIGDLEPTTENKTSNDEGKDSTAKQNVSSEIQHNRNLKSGSSEFKENNPQSEVKKDNLGTAEVEKASEKTDPPTTDQVDGNLIGGNLILGDYDEKTEKDSSLSAYKHLSCSENVDNNNTENFKLKDKSEGTTNTEKISWQGKPYALATLDGTIMLVKDENILWSMQVDRLIFALCRLDVTGDGSDEIVACTWDGQTYILDQQRNSVRFQFEEPVRAFCTGNYNVSPGISTPCLVYNTFNNKIFLYYDVTLPSMVIKSFNPLEELDPEEKKTLDDLLQNCHGTERQQRMQQFTEWLLYGIS; the protein is encoded by the exons ATGAGGGCTGTTAGTTTTGTTAAAAGACTGCAATGGGATTTACCTGGTACTGTGTGCAGACATGGATTGACAATAGGAGATGTAGATAACGATGGGGACAATGAATTAGTTGTTGGTACAGCAGAAGGAgaactttatattttcaaa GGATCAGAGCTGTGGCAGAAAATACCAGGTTTAGGTATTGTGACCAGCGTAGCTATAggagatattttcaattacggACGAAACGCGCTAGTAGTGATTTGTGGAGATGGCTGGGcacatattttttacagtcCAAGATCTGTTAATCCTAGTACTATTAACGCAACATCCGCTCAGCAATTAGTTAAAGAAACAGCTGATcaagataatattaaaagtg GCTATGCAAACGTGGATATCGTGACAGGTGTTAATATGACAAATTCTCAGAGTTCAGATCAAACGGATGGTAATAGCGACGGGAACGAGTTATCTGGTAAAATGGAATGTGTTCATGTACAAAGAATCCCAACAAATACAAAGGTAGTGTTAGTAGCCGATGTAGATAGAGATGGTGCAAACGAGATGATTTTAGGCTTGACCGACCGCGTAGTTAGGTCTTACAGATGGTCAAGCAATTTAGAATTAGGAAGAGGAAAGTTAGTTGGATTAAATAAGTGGGAGTGTGCCAATCAAATAGGAACAGTTACATTGCAA CATATGGCGGATGGTACACCAACGTTATTAGTTGCTCAACCCGGAGGAACGTTCATGCGTATTAAATGTAATCCCAAAGATGGCCATTTAGAGGATGAAGCTCACAAAACAGACGATGAATCAGCAGCAAGCTGCGTAGATTATCAAACATTGGGAATATCGCGAATGCGTAATCAAAATATATCGACAGAAATTATAGGAGATTTGGAACCTACAACAGAGAATAAAACGTCGAACGACGAAGGTAAAGACTCTACAGCCAAGCAGAATGTTTCGAGTGAAATTCAAcacaatagaaatttaaaatctgGATCATcggaatttaaagaaaataatccaCAATCGGAAGTAAAGAAAGATAATTTGGGTACAGCGGAAGTAGAGAAAGCCTCCGAAAAAACTGATCCTCCGACCACAGATCAAGTCGATGGTAATCTCATAGGGGGCAATTTAATTCTTGGCGACTACGACGAAAAAACGGAAAAGGACTCGTCGTTATCTGCGTACAAACATTTGTCTTGTTCAGAAAATGTCGACAATAATAACaccgaaaatttcaaattaaaagataaatcCGAAGGTACCACGAATACCGAAAAAATTTCATGGCAGGGAAAACCTTACGCTCTTGCCACTTTAGATGGGACAATAATGTTAGTGaaggatgaaaatattttatg gtCCATGCAAGTAGATCGTCTGATATTCGCTTTGTGTCGACTAGACGTAACCGGAGACGGTTCTGACGAAATAGTGGCTTGCACGTGGGATGGGCAAACTTATATTTTAGATCAACAACGAAACAGCGTACGCTTTCAGTTCGAGGAGCCGGTTAGGGCATTTTGTACCGGTAACTACAACGTTTCCCCCGGGATTTCAACACCTTGTCttgtatataatacttttaataataag ATTTTCCTTTACTACGACGTTACGCTTCCAAGTATGGTCATCAAATCTTTCAACCCTCTGGAGGAGCTCGACCCTGAAGAGAAAAAGACTTTAGATGATCTCTTACAAAACTGTCACGGTACGGAAAGACAACAAAGAATGCAACAGTTCACGGAATGGTTGTTATACGGAATATCTTAG
- the LOC128884721 gene encoding sodium-coupled monocarboxylate transporter 2-like — protein sequence MAENETTAEILEQGLRHLTFGWTDYTLFIGLLGISVLIGIYFGCFSKKQDNTTEYLLGGKMMSCFPVGMSLVASHVSAVSLLAVPVEVYQYGTQYAACIFTSFISCGLISLIYLPVFYQLQLTSTFEYLEMRFTRPVRTFTSFLYTLSLVIYIPLIIYVPALAFSQATSINLHLITPIICTVCIFYTTIGGLKAVVWADTVQMTVTVGSLFAVLILGIVSVGGVTEIWKKAEEGSRIVFWNMDPSLDIRNSFWGMSVGMTVTWISGLGINQVSMQRFLAVPNIREAHKTIGFMAVCLIIIKWISVFTGLIMFARYHKCDPISTHVISRSDQLLPYYVLDVAANIPGLPGLFLAGLVSAGLSAMSAALNTVAGTIYEDFIDPWLPENNNKETRAANIMKVTVVVVGLICISLVFVVDRLGDIFQVSVTLHGITHGAMLGIFSLGMLVPWATSKGVIAGGLASMVLMTCIIGGAQVNVAQKRLIYPPLPISNDQCPNVYDQFNQTMSNYTISSSPTDEDKPFVLFTLSFMYYTLTGFLIAMVVGTLTSFLFGAHDLKDVNRDHFPPIIQRFLPPKEYSEVPMYSIPTKLVTEKEKTST from the exons atggCAGAGAATGAAACGACAGCGGAAATCCTCGAACAAGGATTGAGGCATCTGACATTCGGATGGACCGATTACACCTTGTTTATCGGCCTCTTAGGCATCAGCGTCTTgataggaatttatttcggCTGTTTCAGCAAGAAACAGGATAACACCACCGAGTACTTGCTCGGAGGGAAAATGATGTCCTGTTTCCCGGTTGGCATGAGTCTGGTCGCAAG tcaCGTATCGGCGGTCTCTTTGCTCGCCGTACCTGTCGAAGTCTATCAGTATGGTACACAGTACGCTGCCTGCATTTTTACATCTTTCATATCGTGCGGTCTCATTTCCCTTATCTATTTGCCCGTGTTTTATCAACTTCAATTGACCAGCACTTTCGAATACTTGGAGATGAGATTCACGAGGCCGGTTCGAACCTTCACCTCGTTCCTCTACACCCTATCGTTGGTGATTTACATCCCTTTGATCATTTACGTGCCGGCGTTGGCTTTCTCGCAGGCAACATCGATCAATCTGCACCTGATCACGCCGATAATCTGCACCGTGTGCATATTCTATACGACCATA GGTGGCTTGAAAGCTGTCGTATGGGCGGATACTGTTCAAATGACCGTAACAGTGGGTAGCCTCTTCGCCGTGCTCATCTTGGGTATCGTATCCGTGGGCGGTGTAACCGAAATTTGGAAGAAAGCAGAGGAGGGGAGCAGAATCGTGTTTTGGAA CATGGATCCCAGCCTGGACATTAGAAACTCGTTTTGGGGTATGTCGGTGGGAATGACGGTAACATGGATATCAGGATTGGGTATAAACCAGGTCTCTATGCAAAGATTTTTGGCGGTGCCCAATATCAGGGAGGCTCACAA AACGATCGGGTTCATGGCGGTGTGTCTGATCATCATAAAGTGGATATCGGTCTTCACCGGGCTCATAATGTTTGCCAGGTACCATAAGTGCGACCCCATAAGTACGCAC GTAATCTCGAGGAGCGACCAATTACTTCCGTATTACGTGCTGGACGTTGCCGCGAATATTCCAGGACTTCCCGGCCTCTTTCTGGCCGGTCTCGTCAGCGCCGGTCTCTCGGCAATGAGCGCTGCTTTGAACACGGTCGCTGGCACAATTTACGAGGATTTCATCGATCCATGGCTGCCGGAGAACAACAATAAAGAGACCAGGGCGGCGAACATCATGAAA GTTACGGTGGTCGTGGTGGGATTGATATGCATATCGTTGGTTTTCGTCGTGGATCGGTTAGGCGATATCTTTCAAGTCTCTGTAACTCTCCATGGGATCACGCATGGAGCGATGCTGGGCATCTTTTCCCTGGGTATGTTGGTACCTTGGGCAACCTCGAAAGGTGTGATAGCTGGCGGATTGGCTTCCATGGTGCTGATGACTTGCATCATCGGTGGCGCTCAAGTGAACGTGGCTCAGAAACGATTGATTTATCCGCCGCTTCCGATCTCGAACGATCAGTGTCCGAACGTATACGACCAGTTTAATCAAACGATGAGCAATTACACTATTTCCAGTTCACCGACCGACGAAGACAAGCCTTTCGTTCTCTTTACTCTATCGTTCATGTACTATACTCTCACCGGTTTTTTGATAGCAATGGTGGTGGGTACGCTGACCAGTTTCCTATTCGGCGCGCATGACTTGAAGGACGTCAACAGAGATCACTTTCCACCGATCATTCAGAG ATTTTTACCACCGAAAGAGTATAGCGAGGTACCGATGTATTCGATCCCAACGAAGCTGGTGACGGAAAAAGAGAAGACGAGTACGTGA
- the LOC128878695 gene encoding mitochondrial inner membrane protease subunit 2 yields the protein MGVRQFFRSVLIGIPIGITFLDTIGYIAKVEGISMQPTLNPDIKHCDYVFLSRWAVRSQNIQRGEIVAVISPKVPSQTLIKRVVGLSGDVISTHGYRTDVLKIPQGHCWVEGDHTGHSMDSNSFGPISLGLITAKATFIVWPPSRWQYLHPFTC from the exons ATGGGAGTACGACAATTTTTCCGCAGTGTCCTTATAGGCATCCCTATCGGGATTACCTTTTTGGACACAATTGGTTACATAGCCAAGGTAGAAGGAATCTCTATGCAACCAACCTTAAACCCAGATATCAAACACTGTGATTACGTTTTTCTGAGTCGTTGGGCAGTTCGTTCTCAAAATATTCAGCGTGGTGAGATAGTAGCTGTTATATCTCCTAAAGTACCAAGCCAAACTCTGATTAAGCGTGTTGTGGGACTTTCTGGAGATGTTATAAGCACACATGGATATCGGACTGACGTATTAAAG atacCACAAGGTCATTGTTGGGTAGAAGGAGATCATACTGGTCACTCTATGGATTCTAATAGTTTCGGACCAATTTCTCTTGGTTTAATAACTGCCAAAGCAACTTTCATAGTGTGGCCACCTAGTCGTTGGCAATACCTTCATCCTTTTACCTGCTAG
- the LOC128878635 gene encoding KICSTOR complex protein ITFG2-like isoform X2, with the protein MRAVSFVKRLQWDLPGTVCRHGLTIGDVDNDGDNELVVGTAEGELYIFKGSELWQKIPGLGIVTSVAIGDIFNYGRNALVVICGDGWAHIFYSPRSVNPSTINATSAQQLVKETADQDNIKSGYANVDIVTGVNMTNSQSSDQTDGNSDGNELSGKMECVHVQRIPTNTKVVLVADVDRDGANEMILGLTDRVVRSYRWSSNLELGRGKLVGLNKWECANQIGTVTLQHMADGTPTLLVAQPGGTFMRIKCNPKDGHLEDEAHKTDDESAASCVDYQTLGISRMRNQNISTEIIGDLEPTTENKTSNDEAEVEKASEKTDPPTTDQVDGNLIGGNLILGDYDEKTEKDSSLSAYKHLSCSENVDNNNTENFKLKDKSEGTTNTEKISWQGKPYALATLDGTIMLVKDENILWSMQVDRLIFALCRLDVTGDGSDEIVACTWDGQTYILDQQRNSVRFQFEEPVRAFCTGNYNVSPGISTPCLVYNTFNNKIFLYYDVTLPSMVIKSFNPLEELDPEEKKTLDDLLQNCHGTERQQRMQQFTEWLLYGIS; encoded by the exons ATGAGGGCTGTTAGTTTTGTTAAAAGACTGCAATGGGATTTACCTGGTACTGTGTGCAGACATGGATTGACAATAGGAGATGTAGATAACGATGGGGACAATGAATTAGTTGTTGGTACAGCAGAAGGAgaactttatattttcaaa GGATCAGAGCTGTGGCAGAAAATACCAGGTTTAGGTATTGTGACCAGCGTAGCTATAggagatattttcaattacggACGAAACGCGCTAGTAGTGATTTGTGGAGATGGCTGGGcacatattttttacagtcCAAGATCTGTTAATCCTAGTACTATTAACGCAACATCCGCTCAGCAATTAGTTAAAGAAACAGCTGATcaagataatattaaaagtg GCTATGCAAACGTGGATATCGTGACAGGTGTTAATATGACAAATTCTCAGAGTTCAGATCAAACGGATGGTAATAGCGACGGGAACGAGTTATCTGGTAAAATGGAATGTGTTCATGTACAAAGAATCCCAACAAATACAAAGGTAGTGTTAGTAGCCGATGTAGATAGAGATGGTGCAAACGAGATGATTTTAGGCTTGACCGACCGCGTAGTTAGGTCTTACAGATGGTCAAGCAATTTAGAATTAGGAAGAGGAAAGTTAGTTGGATTAAATAAGTGGGAGTGTGCCAATCAAATAGGAACAGTTACATTGCAA CATATGGCGGATGGTACACCAACGTTATTAGTTGCTCAACCCGGAGGAACGTTCATGCGTATTAAATGTAATCCCAAAGATGGCCATTTAGAGGATGAAGCTCACAAAACAGACGATGAATCAGCAGCAAGCTGCGTAGATTATCAAACATTGGGAATATCGCGAATGCGTAATCAAAATATATCGACAGAAATTATAGGAGATTTGGAACCTACAACAGAGAATAAAACGTCGAACGACGAAG CGGAAGTAGAGAAAGCCTCCGAAAAAACTGATCCTCCGACCACAGATCAAGTCGATGGTAATCTCATAGGGGGCAATTTAATTCTTGGCGACTACGACGAAAAAACGGAAAAGGACTCGTCGTTATCTGCGTACAAACATTTGTCTTGTTCAGAAAATGTCGACAATAATAACaccgaaaatttcaaattaaaagataaatcCGAAGGTACCACGAATACCGAAAAAATTTCATGGCAGGGAAAACCTTACGCTCTTGCCACTTTAGATGGGACAATAATGTTAGTGaaggatgaaaatattttatg gtCCATGCAAGTAGATCGTCTGATATTCGCTTTGTGTCGACTAGACGTAACCGGAGACGGTTCTGACGAAATAGTGGCTTGCACGTGGGATGGGCAAACTTATATTTTAGATCAACAACGAAACAGCGTACGCTTTCAGTTCGAGGAGCCGGTTAGGGCATTTTGTACCGGTAACTACAACGTTTCCCCCGGGATTTCAACACCTTGTCttgtatataatacttttaataataag ATTTTCCTTTACTACGACGTTACGCTTCCAAGTATGGTCATCAAATCTTTCAACCCTCTGGAGGAGCTCGACCCTGAAGAGAAAAAGACTTTAGATGATCTCTTACAAAACTGTCACGGTACGGAAAGACAACAAAGAATGCAACAGTTCACGGAATGGTTGTTATACGGAATATCTTAG